The genome window ATCGTGTAGGGCATGATGGCCCGGATGTTGATCTCCTTCTCGAAGTAGGTCCAGTCGACCTCGATGACGAGAAGCGTGAGCGGGCGCTGATATCGCTTCGCCCGCTGCACCTCGTGCGTCAACCGATCCTGGAACTCGCTCTTCACGAGAAGCCCCGTGAGCTTGTCGATGGATTTATCCAAGACGTTCACCTCTCGATCCGACCATCGGCAGCGCGCCCCCCGCACGCCGAGCCGGGATGCACCAGATCGCCGGATGCATCTACGATCATGCGGGCGGCGCAGGCGCGGCAGCGGGGCAGTTTCTCGTCATCGAGGGGATATCCCTTTCCCTCCGCGTCGAAGTACAGGTCTGGGCAGACGACCCCCATGCGCTCGAGCGCGTCGCGCAGCGCATCGTACTCACGCGCGGTGAGCATTGGGCGCTCGACCGCCGAGAGCAACGTCTGCGCGCTGCTCAGGCTGCCGATCTCGCCGAGATACTCGACGAGCACGACCCTCAGGCCCGGCTCATCGGTCTCGAGCAGCAGCCGCTCGAGCACCTCCCTCACCTCGGTGAAGGTCTCCAGGCTCACCCCATCGAGCCGCAGGTTGGCCACCACCTCCAGGGCCAGGGCCCTGCCGCACGGGTTCTCGGTGTGCGCGATGAAACGGGCAACAGACGGGAGAGCGGCAGTGCCAAGCGTTCGAAGGGCCTGCGCCACCTCGGCGCTCACGAGGTCATCGTCCTCCGCGCCGTCGAGGATGCGTGTGAGCGCGGGAATCGCCTCGTAGGCCCGCAGCCGCGCGAGCAGGCGCACCGCGTGGATGGGCGCCCACCCCTCGGGTTCAGATGCCGCAAGCAGCGTCTCATCGCTGATGATCGCGACGAGCGCCTTGATGGCAGCCCCTCCCCCTGCAACGAACGCCCCTTCGAGCGCCGGCGTGAGCGCCGAACGCCCTCCCTTGAGCTGGTCGGCCAAGCCCCTGGCGTCTTGCTCGCTCACGTCAGAACATCAGCTGCCAGTTCGCGTTCTTGAATGACTCATAGTCGCGCACGAAGAGATCGATCAAGCGCTTGACCTGCTCCTGGGCCGCTTCGTCGTCCGGCGCCACAGCCCCGAGCGACACGGGGTCGAGAATGCCCTGACGCTCGACGAAGTCGATGCACCCATTCGGCTCATTGACCTGGATGATCAGCTGAAACGGCGTCTCAGCGCCCAGGGTGAACACCAGGCGCTCGAGCTTTCGTGGAAGGTGAGGGGTGTGACACTCATTGCCGTAGCGTGAGATGAGCAGGCGCAAGGGCGGCTCGATGGCCACGTCCTTGAGGCGCTGCACCTTCTCGCTGAACGCGAAGCCCTCGTCGTGGGCCACATGCGGGGTGTAGCCAAGGGTGCGGATGAGCGCGTCGCGCATGTCGGTGGCGGTCTGGTAGCGGTAGTCCGGATTCAGCTGCAGCGCGTGACGCAGCGCCTCCCAGAGAGACGCCGGCAGATCGGTGCGCCCCATCTCCTCGAAGCTCTCAATGTAGAACCCGTCGGGCTTGGCTCCCGTGATGAGCTCGTGCATCGTCACCCCGAGCGCGAAGAGGTCAGAGCATGGAATGTGCTTTCTCAGCTGCTGCTCCGGAGGCGCGTACTCGCGGGTGCCGATCCACAGATTGGGCCCGGGATTCGTGACGCGCGCGATGCCGAAGTCGACGATGAGGATGCGACCATCGGAATGGCGCAGCATCAGGTTTGACGGCTTGATGTCGCGATGCACCACCGGCTCGGGCTTGAGGCTGTGGGTATAAGAAAGCGCGTCGCACACCTGGATGCCCCACTCGACGGCACGCTCCCACGGCAACCCGGGCGAACCCTGCTCCTTGAGGATGGTGGACAGGTCGATGCCCTCGATGAACTCCATCACGAAATAGAAGTTGTTGTTCTCGACGAAGTGATCGGTCACGCGCGGGATGTTGGCGTGGGCCATATGTTCCATGACCTGGATCTCGCGCAGGAAGCGATCGATGCCCGCCTGCCGGTCAGAGGGCGATTCGAACTGGTCGAGCATCTCCTTGATGGCGCACGTCTTCTCGCCCACCTCGAGGTCGACCGCCCTGTAGACAGCCCCCATGCCGCCCGCCTTGATGGGCGCCACGATGCGATAGCGGCTGTCGAGCACCGTTCCTGGGGCGAGCCGCAGCTGGTCGTCCTCAGACGTCGCCATGGCGCACCTCAGAACCTCGCTCCGACGCCAACCACGGGAGACCGTGACTGGCGCAGCGCGTCACGCACGCCACCCATCAGATAGAGGTTCGTGCTCACCGCCAGACGGCCGAGGAAATCGACCTTCACGAGGCGCGGATCGTAGACATCGGCGCTGAGGTTGAGGCGCTCGAACAGGAGGGTGTCGAGACCCACGCCGACCTTCGAGCGTATCGAGCCCCCACGCAAGCGCACGGTCTGGTCCTTGTTCACCCAGTAGCCCACCTGGGCGTTCACCAGGTTCTGGTAGCCGATGGAATCCATGCCGAGGAGAAGGTTGTAGCGCAGGGTCGGAAGCACGGTGAGCAGCGAGTTGTTCATGAGGTGCTGCGTCGAGAGGTTGTACTCCATCTCCGAGCGCATCTCGAAGAACCGGAAGCCTCCCTTGCCCTTGCCCGAGACGCCCTTCAGCCCGCCCACCACGCTCTGCACACTCTGAACGATGTCCTTGGCGCCCGCCATGGTCTCGCGGGCATCGCGCACGGCGTCCTTGATGTCCTTGGCGATCTCCGGGTCAGACGTGATGCCGCGCACATCGGCAGCCACCCCCTCGAGCTCCTGCGCGGTTCGCTTGAGAGCCGACACCATGGCGAGCACGTCGTCGTTCATCTCCTTGTTCGTCACCAGCTTCTGGACCTGGGCCATGGTCTTTCGCACGCTCGATGACATGTCGCGCAGGTTGAGTACGATGGTTCGGATGTCCGGCTCGCTGCGGTCGCCGATGCGGCGGAGGGTTGCCGCCAGAGACTGGAAGTCGCCCCCGATGGACGCCAGCTGCCCATGCAGGCTCACGATGGTCTGATCGAGATGCCCGCTGATGGTGGAGATGCGCAGGTTCAGGTTCGTGACGACCGCATTGGCGTTGGCCGCCGCGACCCGCATGTCCTTGGAGAGCTCCTTGAAGTTCGCCACCGTCTCGCGGATGTTGCGCTTCATCTCGGGATCGGCCACCAGCTTGTTGATCTCCTTGACGGAGGCCTGGAGATCAGAGAGCGCTTCATTGCCCTTGGTCATCACCTCATCGAGCGTGACGGGCGAGGTTCCCTGAACCGTGCCCTTCTCCGCGACCTGGGCGCCAGAGCGAGGCACGATCTCGAACCAGTGATTGCCGAGCAGATCACTGGTGATGGTGTAGCGGGAGCCTTGCGTGATGACGAGCGGCTGCTGGTTCTGGGTGTAGGTGATGTTGAACTGCACCCTCACGTGCTTGTCTTCGGTGATGACGATGTCGGTGACCTTGCCGACCTGCACCCCGGCGAGGCGCACGGGCGCGCCCACCGCCAGGCCCTCGACGCGCTCGAAGAGCGCGTAATACGGGGTGCCCTCGATGCGCGCACCAGAATACACGGAGGTAAGGATGAGGCCCAGGACCACGAGGCCGAGAACCGTTATGATGCCTACTTTTGCGGCTGGGCTGATTTCCATGCTACACTCCGGCCCGCGCGTGACGGCGCGATCAGGCGGGCTTCTGCTCCCTGACCGCCTCAGACCTCGATCGGACCCGTGACGCTGCCTTCGCGGAACTGCACGACGTAGGGGTTTGTGGACTTCTGGAAGGCCTCGGGCGTCCCCTGCTCCACGATGTGGCCATCGTAGAGGAACGCAATCTGGTCTGCGATGGTATAGGCGCTGCTCAGATCGTGGGTGATCACGATCGACGTCACCCCCATCTGGCGCTGCAATCCGCGGATCAGGTTGTTGATGACATTGCTGATGATGGGATCGAGACCCGTGGTGGGCTCGTCGTAGAGCAGGATCTCCGCCCCCGTGGCCAGCGCGCGCGCCACACCGGCCCGCTTCTGCATGCCGCCGGAGAGCTGCACAGGGTAGAGATGCTCCATGCCCTCGAGATCGACGAGAGAAAGCTTCTCGGAGACGATGCGCTGGATCTCCTCCTCGCCCAGCTCGCTGTGCTCGCGAAGCGCGAACGCCACGTTGTCGCCCACAGTCATAGAGTCGAAGAGAGCCGCTGACTGGAACACCATTCCGATCTTCACGCGGATCTCGTTGAGCTGGGATTCCGGCAGATGCAGCACATCGCGGCCGTTGACCCGGATCTCACCGCTGACCGGCTCCACGAGACCGATGACGCTGCGGATGAGCGTGCTCTTCCCGGCGCCGGAGAGGCCCATCACGCAGAGGGTGCTCCCCCGCGGCACATCGAGGGTGACGTCCTTCAAGATGTGACGAGAGCCGAACCGCACGTTCAGCGACTTGATGGAGATGGCGGGCATCGCAGCGGACGTCGTCATTTCGGGGGGAACATCCATGCGGAGAGGAAGTAGTTCGTGATGAACACGAGCAGCATGCTGTTCACCACGGACGTTGTGGTGGCGCGACCCACGCCGGCCGCGCCCCCCTTGGTCGTCAGGCCCTGCAGACACGAGACGAGGGCAATCTCACAGGCGAAGATGGCCGACTTGATGAGCCCGGCGTAGATGTCCCACGCCACGAGGTTCTCCTTGGCCGAGTCAAAGAAAGCCGAGTACTGGATGTTGGCCTGCGCCTTGGCCACCAACGCACCCCCGAGGAAGCCCCCCAGTCCGGCAAACGTCGACAGCAGCGGCATCATGCAGAGAAGCCCCAGGAAGCGCGGAACAACGAGATAGCGGGTCGGGCTCACGCCCATGACGCGCAGGGCGTCGATCTGCTCGGTCACCTTCATCGAACCGATCTCGGCGGTGATGGCCGATCCGGCGCGCCCCGCGACCACGATGGCCGAAAGCATGGGCGCAAACTCACGCGCCATCGACAATGCAACAGCGCCGCCCGCGTACTGCACCACGCCGTACCGCACCGCGTAGTTGGCCAGCTGCAGCGCCACGACCATGCCCGCAAACGAACACGTGACCACGACGATGCCGATGGAGCTGACGCCGAGGATGGCCATCTGGTTCACCGTGAGAGACGGGCGCACGGCCCCCTTGAAGATCCACGAGAGGACCTCGAGGAACAGGTTCACCAGCCCTCCGATGAACTCGAAGAAATGGATGACGAAGAGGCCGACCTGTTCGAAGAAGGCGAGCATGGTGAGTGTGCCTATTCCGCGAGCGAACGGCTTTCCCTCGTTCGCCCTGGGTGGACCCGGAAGGCGCCTGACCTCAGGGCGCTCTGAGGGGCCCGCCGCACGGCGCTACGGCGTCGCGCGGTTCCGTGAAGCCGCATCGGGCGACCGGCGGCCCGGGGGGCGCACCGTCTGCTGCTCGAGCAGGTCGATGCGCTCGAGCAGCTCGACGATGACGAGAACCCCCGCAAGGTTCACGCCACTCGAGGTGTACTCGTGGATCTTGCGCAGACGGCGCACGTCGCGCATGGAGAACAGGCGGATATTGCCACTCGTGCGCTTCGGCTGCACGAGGCCCTGGCGCTCATAGTGGCGAATGGTCTGCGGATGCAGCTTGAGCATCTCTGAGACCACGCTGATCGAGAAGAAGCCCTCAAAGTCGTCGAATCGCTCTTGCACGGCGGCTATCCTCCGATCAAGGAGGCTCTCGGGTTCTCGCTGCGCAGGCTCGAGAGCCGCTGATACAGCGAGCGCTCTTCGTCGGTGAGGTTCTGGGGCACCTGGATGCGGATCTTCATGTAGAGGTCGCCCACGGGCTTGCCTCCAGAAGCCGGCAGGCCTTGACCCGCGAGACGAAGCGTCATGCCGCCCTGCGTGCCCGCCGGAACCTTGATGGTGGCGGGAGCTCCCTTGACCCGCGGACACTGCACCTCAGCGCCGAGGACAGCCTCCGTGACGGTCACCGGCACCTCGCAGTGGATGTCGCCCCCCTTCACCTCGAAGAAGCGATGGGGCGCCACGCGCACCACCAGGAACAGGTCACGCAGCTGCCCTCCAGGGCCCCGGCCTCCCTCGCTCTTGACGCGGATCTTCATGCCCTCGCGCATGCCCTTGGGCACCGTCACCTCGATGCGGCGTGGGGTTGCAGTAGCCCCGCCTCCCCGGCACTCGGCGCAGAGCGAGCGACCGGTCCGGCCGCTGCCGTGGCAGCGCGAGCAGACATCCTCGCGCGTGAACTCGAGGTGCTTGCGCGTGCCCTCGAAGACCTCCTCGACCGTGAGCGCGATGTCTGCCGTGACCTCGGCCGGCGCCTCGGGCTCTCTCTGCGCGCCGCCGCCGAAGAGATCGTTGACGTCGAAGCCTCCACGGGAGCCGCCGCCCTGGGTGAAACGGCCGAACAGATCTCCGAAGCCGCCCCCGCCACCGAACATGGCGCCCAGGTCTTCCGGGTCGAACTGCACCCGCGCGCCGCCTCCGGGGCCTCGCCCGTAAGGTGGCGGCATCTTCTCGGCCTGCTCGAACATCGGACCGTACTGGTCATACTTCTTGCGCTTGTCGGCGTCAGACAGCACGGAGTAGGCCTCGTTGATCTCCTTGAACCGCCGCTCTGCCTCGACATCACCGCGATTCACATCGGGGTGATACTGCCGGGCGAGCTTGCGGTAGGCCATCTTGATGTCCTTCTCGCTGGCGTCGCGCGGGACGCCCAGGACCTGATAGTAATCGGCGGCCATCACGCTCATCTCCCTCGGCTCCGCCGTTCTCGCGGGCGGAACGCGGACGGGCGTCTCGACGACCGAGACGCCCGTCGCAAGAAGGTTCCCTCAGCAATCGAGGCACCCCCCGCTCGCGCGGGGAGGCCGCGATCACTCCTCGACGCGATACTCGGCGTCGACCACGTTGGCGTCAGCCTTGGCGCCGTCGCTGGGCGGCTGCGTGCCACCCGCCGCGGCCCCACCAGGACCAGCCGCCGCGCCCGCTTCCTGATACATCGCCGTGGCAATCTCCGACAGCGACTGGGTCAGCTTCTCGAGCTCAGCCTTGAGGCGGACCTGATCTTCGCCTTTGTGGGCCTCGCGAAGGGCCGTGATGCCCTCCTCGATCTTCTGCTTCTGATCAGCCGAGATCTTGCCCTCGGCCTCCTTCAGCATCTTCTCCGCCTGGTAGGCCATCTGGTCTGCGCGGTTGCGCAGCTCGATGAGCTCCTTGCGCCGGGCGTCGTCTCCCGCGTGCGCCTGAGCCTCGGCCACCATGCGCTCGACATCGGACTTGTCGAGGTTCGTGCTGGCCGTGATCTGGATCTTCTGCTCCTTGCCGGTGGCCCGATCCTTGGCAGACACGTTCAAGATGCCGTTCGAGTCGATGTCGAAGGTGACCTCGACCTGAGGGACGCCGCGCGGGGCCGGAGGCAGGTCGCTGAGATGGAACTTGCCCAGGGTGCGATTGTCGGACGCCATGGGTCGCTCGCCCTGCAGCACGTGGATCTCCACGACGGTCTGATAGTCTGCGGCCGTGGTGAAGGTCTCCGACTTGCGCGCCGGGATGGCCGTGTTGCGCGTGATGAGCGGCGTCATCACCCCACCCTGCGTCTCGAGACCGAGGGTGAGCGGCGTGACGTCGACCAGCACAACGTCCTTGACCTCGCCGGAGAGCACGGCGCCCTGAACCGCGGCACCGAGCGCGACGCACTCATCGGGGTTCACGTCCTTGCTCGGGTCCTTGCCGAACAGGTTCTTGACGAACTCCTGGATCATCGGGAGACGCGTGGAGCCGCCCACGAGGAGAACGCGGTCGATCTTCTGCGGGGTGAGCTTGGCGTCTTCGATGGCACGACGCGTGGGGGCGGCGCAGCGCTCGACGAGATCACGGGTGAGCTCTTCGAACTTGGCGCGGGTGATGTTGATGTCGAGGTGCTTGGGCCCGCTGGCGTCTGCCGTGATGAACGGCAGGTTGATGTTCGCCTGGAAGACGCTCGACAGCTCGATCTTGGCCTTCTCCGAAGCGTCGCGCAGGCGCTGGGCAGCCATGCGATCGGCCCGCAGATCGATGCCGTGCTCCCGCTGGAACTCGCCCGCCACGTAGTTCAGGATGGCGCTGTCCCAGTCATCGCCGCCCAGGTGCGTGTCACCCGCGGTG of Pseudomonadota bacterium contains these proteins:
- a CDS encoding serine/threonine protein kinase yields the protein MATSEDDQLRLAPGTVLDSRYRIVAPIKAGGMGAVYRAVDLEVGEKTCAIKEMLDQFESPSDRQAGIDRFLREIQVMEHMAHANIPRVTDHFVENNNFYFVMEFIEGIDLSTILKEQGSPGLPWERAVEWGIQVCDALSYTHSLKPEPVVHRDIKPSNLMLRHSDGRILIVDFGIARVTNPGPNLWIGTREYAPPEQQLRKHIPCSDLFALGVTMHELITGAKPDGFYIESFEEMGRTDLPASLWEALRHALQLNPDYRYQTATDMRDALIRTLGYTPHVAHDEGFAFSEKVQRLKDVAIEPPLRLLISRYGNECHTPHLPRKLERLVFTLGAETPFQLIIQVNEPNGCIDFVERQGILDPVSLGAVAPDDEAAQEQVKRLIDLFVRDYESFKNANWQLMF
- a CDS encoding J domain-containing protein, producing MAADYYQVLGVPRDASEKDIKMAYRKLARQYHPDVNRGDVEAERRFKEINEAYSVLSDADKRKKYDQYGPMFEQAEKMPPPYGRGPGGGARVQFDPEDLGAMFGGGGGFGDLFGRFTQGGGSRGGFDVNDLFGGGAQREPEAPAEVTADIALTVEEVFEGTRKHLEFTREDVCSRCHGSGRTGRSLCAECRGGGATATPRRIEVTVPKGMREGMKIRVKSEGGRGPGGQLRDLFLVVRVAPHRFFEVKGGDIHCEVPVTVTEAVLGAEVQCPRVKGAPATIKVPAGTQGGMTLRLAGQGLPASGGKPVGDLYMKIRIQVPQNLTDEERSLYQRLSSLRSENPRASLIGG
- a CDS encoding ABC transporter ATP-binding protein — encoded protein: MPAISIKSLNVRFGSRHILKDVTLDVPRGSTLCVMGLSGAGKSTLIRSVIGLVEPVSGEIRVNGRDVLHLPESQLNEIRVKIGMVFQSAALFDSMTVGDNVAFALREHSELGEEEIQRIVSEKLSLVDLEGMEHLYPVQLSGGMQKRAGVARALATGAEILLYDEPTTGLDPIISNVINNLIRGLQRQMGVTSIVITHDLSSAYTIADQIAFLYDGHIVEQGTPEAFQKSTNPYVVQFREGSVTGPIEV
- the dnaK gene encoding molecular chaperone DnaK — translated: MGKVVGIDLGTTNSVVAVMEGGKPQVIINTEGSRLTPSVVGFTKTGERLVGELAKRQAVSNPDRTIVSIKRHMGTDFRVDIDDKKYSPEEISAMILSKLKNDAERYLGEKVTQAVVTVPAYFNDSQRQATKNAGTIAGLEVLRIINEPTASALAYGLDKQDQMLTVLVFDLGGGTFDVSILEIGGGVFEVKATAGDTHLGGDDWDSAILNYVAGEFQREHGIDLRADRMAAQRLRDASEKAKIELSSVFQANINLPFITADASGPKHLDINITRAKFEELTRDLVERCAAPTRRAIEDAKLTPQKIDRVLLVGGSTRLPMIQEFVKNLFGKDPSKDVNPDECVALGAAVQGAVLSGEVKDVVLVDVTPLTLGLETQGGVMTPLITRNTAIPARKSETFTTAADYQTVVEIHVLQGERPMASDNRTLGKFHLSDLPPAPRGVPQVEVTFDIDSNGILNVSAKDRATGKEQKIQITASTNLDKSDVERMVAEAQAHAGDDARRKELIELRNRADQMAYQAEKMLKEAEGKISADQKQKIEEGITALREAHKGEDQVRLKAELEKLTQSLSEIATAMYQEAGAAAGPGGAAAGGTQPPSDGAKADANVVDAEYRVEE
- a CDS encoding MCE family protein; amino-acid sequence: MEISPAAKVGIITVLGLVVLGLILTSVYSGARIEGTPYYALFERVEGLAVGAPVRLAGVQVGKVTDIVITEDKHVRVQFNITYTQNQQPLVITQGSRYTITSDLLGNHWFEIVPRSGAQVAEKGTVQGTSPVTLDEVMTKGNEALSDLQASVKEINKLVADPEMKRNIRETVANFKELSKDMRVAAANANAVVTNLNLRISTISGHLDQTIVSLHGQLASIGGDFQSLAATLRRIGDRSEPDIRTIVLNLRDMSSSVRKTMAQVQKLVTNKEMNDDVLAMVSALKRTAQELEGVAADVRGITSDPEIAKDIKDAVRDARETMAGAKDIVQSVQSVVGGLKGVSGKGKGGFRFFEMRSEMEYNLSTQHLMNNSLLTVLPTLRYNLLLGMDSIGYQNLVNAQVGYWVNKDQTVRLRGGSIRSKVGVGLDTLLFERLNLSADVYDPRLVKVDFLGRLAVSTNLYLMGGVRDALRQSRSPVVGVGARF
- a CDS encoding ABC transporter permease, translated to MLAFFEQVGLFVIHFFEFIGGLVNLFLEVLSWIFKGAVRPSLTVNQMAILGVSSIGIVVVTCSFAGMVVALQLANYAVRYGVVQYAGGAVALSMAREFAPMLSAIVVAGRAGSAITAEIGSMKVTEQIDALRVMGVSPTRYLVVPRFLGLLCMMPLLSTFAGLGGFLGGALVAKAQANIQYSAFFDSAKENLVAWDIYAGLIKSAIFACEIALVSCLQGLTTKGGAAGVGRATTTSVVNSMLLVFITNYFLSAWMFPPK
- a CDS encoding MerR family transcriptional regulator — protein: MQERFDDFEGFFSISVVSEMLKLHPQTIRHYERQGLVQPKRTSGNIRLFSMRDVRRLRKIHEYTSSGVNLAGVLVIVELLERIDLLEQQTVRPPGRRSPDAASRNRATP